TTAATGCAAAgggttgggagatgtataaaagaaagagtcaggcggtcaagagaaagatgcaagaggcgaaaaagagggcaaatgagagttggggtaagggaatatcattacattatagggagaatgaaaagatgttttggaaggaggtaaataaagtgcgtaagaccagggaacaaataggaacatcagtgaaaggggcaaatggggaggtgataacaagtagtagtgatgtgagaaggagatggagtgagtattttgaatgtttgttgaatgtgtttgttgatggagtggcagatatagggtgttttggtcgaggtggtgcgcaaagtgaaagggttagggagaaagatttggtaaacagagaagagatagtaaaagctttccggaagatgaaagccgggaaggcaatggctttggatggtattgcaatggaatttattaaaaaagggggtgactgtattgctgactggttggtaaggttattcattgtatgtataattcatggtgaggtgtctgaggactgacggaatgcttgcatagtgccattatacaaaggcaaagaggataagagtgaatgctcaaattacagagatataagtttcttgagtattactgggaaattatgtgggaggatattgattgagacggtgaagtcatgtacagagcatcagatttgggaagagcagtgtggtttcagaaatggtacagGGTATGTGGATCAtgcgtttcctttgaagaatgtatgagagaaatacttagaaaagcaaatggatttgtatgtagtaactatggatcgggagaaggcatatgatagagttaatagagatgctccgtggaaagttttaagaatatatggcgtggtaggtaagttgttaaaagcagtaaaaagtttttagcgaggatgtaacccatgtgtacgtgtaggaagagaggaaagtgattggttctcagtaaatgttggtttgcgtcaggggtgcgtgatgtctccatggatgtttatggatggggttgttagggatgtgaatgcaagagctttgggaagagggcaagtatgcagtctgctgtggatgagagagcttgggaagtgagtcagttgttcgctgatgatacaccgctggtggctgattagggtgagaaactgcagaagctggtgactgagtttggtaaagtgtgtaaaagaagaaaactgagagtaaatgtgaataagagcaatgttaataggcacagtagggttgaggaacaagtcaactgggaggtaagtttgaatggagaaaaaccttaggaagtgaaatatttcagatatctcggagtggatctggcagcggatggaaccatggaggaaggggcgaaagttctgggagcattgaaaactgtgtggaagtcgagcaagttctcttggaaagcaaaaatgggtatgtttgaaggaatagtggttccaagaatgttatatggttccgaggcgtgggctatatatagagttgtgcagaggagggtggatgtgctggaaatgagatgttcgaagacaatatgtggtgtgacgtggtttggtcgagtaagtactgaaagggtaagagaggtgtgaggtaataaaaagagtgtggttgagagagaagaagggggtgtcttgaaatggttttgtcacacggaaacaataagtgagaaaagattgaccaagagaatatatgtttcagaggtggagggaatgagaagtaggagatcaaattagaggtggaaagatggagtgaaaaagattttgagtgagctgggcctgaatatgcaggagggtgaaaggcgtgcaaggaatagagtgtattggaacgatgtggtatactggggtcgaagtgctgtcaatggattgaatcagggcatgtgaaacgtctgggataaaccatggaaagttttgtggggcctagatgtggaaagggagctgtggtttcggtgcattaaacatgacagctagagacagctatatatatatatatatatatatatatatatatatatatatatatatatatatatatatatattatccctggggataggagagaaagaatacctcccacgtattccctgcgtgtcttagaaggcgactaaaagggaagggagcgggacgctggaaatcctcccctctcacttttttttaagtttccaaaagaaggaacagagaagggggccaggtgaggatattccctgaaaggcccagtcctctgttcttaacgctaccttgctaatgcggaaaatggcgaatagtatgaaagatatatatatatatatatatatatatatatattttattatatttttttttctttgtcgctgtatcccgcgtttgcgaggtagcgcaaggaaacagacgaaagaaatggcccaacccacccccatacacatgtatatacatacgtccacacacgcaaatatacatacctacacagctttccatggtttaccccagacgcttcacatgccctgattcaatccactgacagcacgtcaaccccggtatacctcatcgctccaattcactctattccttgccctcctttcaccctcctgcatgttcaggccccgatcacacaaaatctttttcactccatctttccacctccaatttggtctccctcttctcctcattccctccacctccgacacatatatcctcttggtcaatctttcctcactcattctctccatgtgcccaaaccatttcaaaacaccctcttctgctctctcaaccacgctctttttatttccacacatctctcttacccttacgttacttactcgatcaaaccacctcacaccactcattgtcctcaaacatctcatttccagcacatccatcctcctgcgcaccactctatccatagcccacgcctcgcaaccatacaacattgttggaaccactattccttcaaacatacctatttttgctttccgagataatgttctcgacttccaaacattcttcaaggctcccgggattttcgccccctcccccaccctatgatccacttctgcttccatgtttccatccgctgccagatccactcccagatatctgaaacacttcacttcctctagtttttctccattcaaactcacctcccaattgacttgaccctcaaccctactgtacctaataaccttgctcttattcacatttactcttagctttcttctttcacacactttaccaaactcagtcaccagcttctgcagtttctcacatgaatcagccaccagcgctgtatcatcagcgaacaacaactgactcacttcccaagctctctcatccccaacagacttcatacttgcccctctttccaaaactcttgcattcacctccctaaccaccccatccataaacaaattaaacaaccatggagacatcacacacccctgccgcaaacctacattcactgagaaccaatcactttcctctcttcctacacgtacacatgccttacatcctcgataaaaacttctcactgcttctagatatatctttctttctttcatactattcgccatttcccgcgttagcgaggtagcgttaagaacagaggactggacctttgagggaatatcctcaacggcccccttccctgttccttcttttggaaaattaaaaaaaaatgagaggggaggatttccagccccccgctccctaatcACTAATAGAGACCTAAAAATCTGGTCTAATTACAAGGGATAGCATTGCATAGACCCCATGTTGCTGCCAAGAGTTGTCCAGGGGTGTCTAGCTAGGGCCTGCAAGTCTTCTATGAGCTTATCTGAAATGTCATGGGAGACAACTCAAGAGTCTCTGCAGCGGTACTTTGGCcaatatggggaggtgatagatTGCGTGGTGATGAAGAACAGTGAGACTGGCAGGTCTCGTGGTTTTGGCTTCGTCACTTTTGCTGATCCCAACAAAGTTGAATCTGTTTTGAAGAGTGGACCTCATGAACTTGATGGACGTACCATCGATCCTAAGACTTGCAACCCACGCAGCATGCAGAAGCAGAAGAGGAATGGAAACTGGCCTAAGGTTTTCCTTGGAGGCCTGCCATCGAATCTTACAGAAACAGACCTTCGCAATTTCTTTTCACGTTTTGGAGGAGTTATGGAAGTAGTTATCATGTTTGatcaggaaaagaagaaatcaaGAGGCTTTGGATTTTTGTCCTTCGAAACGGAAGAGGCTGTGGATAGAGCGGTGGCAGAGCACTTTGTCAACATAAATGGAAAGCATNNNNNNNNNNNNNNNNNNNNNNNNNNNNNNNNNNNNNNNNNNNNNNNNNNNNNNNNNNNNNNNNNNNNNNNNNNNNNNNNNNNNNNNNNNNNNNNNNNNNGGAGGATTGTGgttggtggtaatgatggagtggttggtaggtggcgatgattgtggtggtggtaatttgaTGTGGggtttgttggttgtggtggtgattgatcgtggttgtggtaatgatggagtgttggtggtggtaatgatggtggtgtggaacgatggggtggttggtggtggtggtgattgtctggtggtggtaatgatgggtggttggtggcggtgaggattgtggtggtggtaatgatggagtggttggtggttgtgaggatggtggttggtaatgatggggtggttggtggtggtggtgattgttggtttggtggtaatgatggggtggttggtggcggtgaggattgtggtggtggggtaatgatggggtggttggtggtggtgatgattgtgatggtggtaatgatggggtggttggtggtggtgatgattgtgatggtggtaatgatggggtggttggtggtggtgatgattgtggtgctggtaatgatggagtggttggtggtggtgatgattgtggtgctggtaatgatggggtggttggtggtggtgatgattgtgatggtggtaatgatggggtggttggtggtggtgaggattgtggtggtggtaatgatggggtggttggtggtggtgatgattgtgatggtggtaatgatggggtggttggtggtggtgatgattgtggtgctggtaatgatggagtggttggtggtggtgatgattgtggtgctggtaatgatggggtggttggtggtggtgatgattgtgatggtggtaatgatggggtggttggtggtggtgaggattgtggtggtggtaatgatggggtggttggtggtggtgatgattgtgatggtggtaatgatggagtggttggtggtggtgatgattgtggtggtggtaatgatggggtggttggtggtggtgatgattgtggtggtggtaatgatggagtggttggtggtggtgatgattgtggtggtggtaatgatggggtggttggtggtggtgatgattgtggtggtggtaatgatggagtggttggtggtggtgatgattgtggtggtggtaatgatggagtggttggtggtggtgatgattgtggtggtggtaatgatggggtggttggtggtggtgatgattgtggtggtggtaatgatggggtggttggtggtggtgatgattgtggtggtggtaatgatggggtggttggtggtggtgatgattgtggtggtggtaatgatggagtggttggtggtggtgatgattgtggtggtggtaatgatggggtggttggtggtggtgatgattgtggtggtggtaatgatggggtggttggtggtggtgatgattgtggtggtggtaatgatggagtggttggtggtggtgatgattgtggtggtggtaatgatgggtggttggtggtggtgatgattgtggtggtggtaatgatggggtggttggtggtggtgatgattgtggtggtggtaatgatggggtggttggtggtggtgatgattgtggtggtggtaatgatggggtggttggtggtggtgatgattgtggtggtggtaatgatggggtggttggtggtggtgatgattgtggtggtggtaatgatgggagtggttggtggtggtgatgatggtggttgtggtaatgatggggtggttggtggtggtgatgattgtggtggtggtaatgatggggtggttggtggtggtgatgattgtggtggtggtaatgatggggtggttggtggtggtgatgatggtggttgtggtaatgatggggtggttggtggtggtgatgattgtggtggtggtaatgatggggtggttggtggtggtgatgattgtggtggtggtaatgatggggtggttggtggtggtgatgattgtggtggtggtaatgatggggtggttggtggtggtgatgattgtggtggtggtaatgatggggtggtggtggtggtgatgattgtggtggtggtaatgaagggtggttggtggtggtgatgattgtggtggtggtaatgatggggtggttggtggtggtgatgattgtggtggtggtaatgatgctggtggttggtggtggtgatgattgtggtggtggtaatgatggggtggttggtggtggtgatgattgtggtggtggtaatgatggggtggttggtggtggtgatgattgtggtggtggtaatgatggggtggttggtggtggtgatgattgtggtggtggtaatgatggggtggttggtggtggtgatgattgtggtgtggtaatgatggggtggttggtggtggtggtgatgattgtggtggtggtaatgatgggagtggttggtggtggtgatgatggtggttgtggtaatgatggggtagttggtggcggtgatgatggtggttgtggtaatgatggggtggttggtggcggtgatgattgtggtggtggtaatgatggagtggttggtggtggtgatgattgtggtggtggtaatgatgggttggttggtggtggtgatgattgtggtgatggtaatgatggggtggttggtggtggtgatgatggtggtggtggtaatgatggggtggttggtggcggtgaggattgtggtggtggtaatgatggggtggttggtggtggtgatgattgtggtggtggtaatgatggaatGGTTGGTAGCggtgaggattgtggtggtggtaatgatggggtggttggtggtggtaatgattgtggtggtggtaatgatggggtggttggtggtggtgatgattgtggtggtggtaatgatggggtggttggtggtggtgatgatggtggtggtggtaatgatggggtggttggtggcggtgatgattgtggtggtggtaatgatggggtggttggtggtcgtggtgattgttgtggtggtaatgatggagtggttggtggtggtgatgattgtggtggtggtaatgatggggtggttggtggcggtgaggattgtggtggtggtaatgatggggtggttggtggtggtgatgatggtggttgtggtaatgatggggtggttggtggcggtgatgatggtggttgtggtaatgatggggtggttggtggcggtgaggattgtggtggtggtaatgatggggtggttggtggtggtgatgattgtggtggtggtaatgatggggtggttggtggcggtgaggattgtggtggtggtaatgatggagtggttggtggtggtgatgattgtggtggtggtaatgatggagtggttggtggtggtgatgatggtggttgtggtaatgatggggtggttggtggtggtgatgattgtggtggtggtaatgatggagtggttggtggtggtgatgattgtgatggtggtaatgatggggtggttggtggtggtgaggattgtggtggtggtaatgatggagtggttggtggtggtgatgattgtggtggtggtaatgatggggtggttggtggtggtgatgattgtggtggtggtaatgatggggtggttggtggtggtgatgattgtggtggtggtaatgatggagtggttggtggtggtgatgattgtggtggtggtaatgatggggtggttggtggtggtgatgattgtggtggtggtaatgatggggtggttggtggtggtgatgattgtggtggtggtaatgatggggtggttggtggtggtgatgattgtggtggtggtaatgacgggtggttggtggtggtgatgattgtggtggtggtaatgatg
This genomic interval from Panulirus ornatus isolate Po-2019 chromosome 40, ASM3632096v1, whole genome shotgun sequence contains the following:
- the LOC139761502 gene encoding heterogeneous nuclear ribonucleoprotein 27C-like, whose product is MLLPRVVQGCLARACKSSMSLSEMSWETTQESLQRYFGQYGEVIDCVVMKNSETGRSRGFGFVTFADPNKVESVLKSGPHELDGRTIDPKTCNPRSMQKQKRNGNWPKVFLGGLPSNLTETDLRNFFSRFGGVMEVVIMFDQEKKKSRGFGFLSFETEEAVDRAVAEHFVDWLTVRDDWNTGVAMEGEDTWARLRRQVVLVDR